One window from the genome of Lentibacillus daqui encodes:
- a CDS encoding YlaI family protein — protein sequence MQVKCVLCDRVETIDDYSLKAKRLRNRKTSMYLCQTCYWRIDTKTRERHETGNFHLYQEKKHKDNLI from the coding sequence ATGCAAGTGAAATGTGTCCTTTGTGACCGGGTGGAAACGATTGATGATTATTCACTCAAGGCAAAACGATTACGAAATAGAAAAACAAGCATGTATTTATGCCAGACATGCTATTGGCGGATCGACACCAAAACCAGGGAAAGACATGAAACTGGCAATTTTCATTTGTATCAGGAAAAGAAACATAAAGATAATTTGATATAA
- a CDS encoding DUF5325 family protein, whose protein sequence is MKKINFPMLLLAIVVIAMFVGMGAALSYQNFWLVLLFFVLGFAAMELGLIIKRKRSDA, encoded by the coding sequence ATGAAAAAAATAAATTTTCCAATGTTATTATTAGCCATTGTTGTTATTGCCATGTTTGTTGGTATGGGTGCAGCACTTTCCTACCAGAATTTCTGGCTGGTCCTGTTATTTTTTGTACTGGGATTTGCGGCAATGGAACTCGGCTTAATCATTAAACGTAAAAGAAGTGACGCATAG
- a CDS encoding inositol monophosphatase family protein: MDFGLRENIFEQAKAWVLQAGQTIRERINDPLIIDTKSNPNDLVTQMDKETERFFASAIKETFPDHFLLSEEGYGDNHDSLDGTVWIVDPIDGTMNFVHQKRNFAISVGIYHQGIGEIGLIYNVMEDVLYHAKRGEGAFKNDVSLPPLREDVQLKKAILGLNHFWLCENRLVDERQMQKLVKTVRGSRSYGSAALEFAYVAEGITDGYLTLSLSPWDYAAGMVIVNEVGGKTTTTTGDPVNLLGKNSVFTGNPAIRQQILDDFLIKGKK; this comes from the coding sequence ATGGATTTTGGGTTGCGAGAGAATATTTTTGAACAGGCAAAAGCTTGGGTACTTCAGGCGGGTCAAACAATCAGGGAACGCATAAATGATCCGCTAATTATTGATACCAAATCAAACCCGAATGATTTGGTGACGCAAATGGATAAAGAAACGGAGCGTTTTTTTGCGTCAGCCATCAAAGAAACATTTCCGGATCACTTCCTGCTTAGTGAGGAAGGATATGGTGATAATCACGATTCATTGGACGGAACGGTTTGGATTGTGGATCCAATCGATGGGACAATGAATTTTGTTCACCAGAAACGCAATTTTGCTATTTCGGTTGGTATTTATCATCAGGGCATTGGTGAAATTGGCCTCATCTATAATGTGATGGAAGATGTTTTATATCATGCCAAACGAGGGGAGGGGGCATTCAAAAACGATGTATCATTGCCGCCCCTAAGGGAAGATGTTCAATTGAAAAAAGCAATCCTTGGTTTAAATCATTTTTGGCTATGCGAAAATCGACTTGTTGACGAACGGCAAATGCAGAAATTGGTTAAAACAGTTCGTGGTTCCAGGTCATACGGATCAGCCGCGTTGGAATTTGCCTATGTGGCAGAAGGAATTACAGATGGTTATTTAACCTTGAGCCTTTCTCCGTGGGATTATGCTGCCGGAATGGTCATTGTGAATGAAGTTGGTGGCAAAACTACCACTACCACTGGCGACCCTGTTAATTTGCTGGGAAAGAATTCCGTTTTTACTGGAAACCCCGCAATTCGGCAGCAGATATTGGATGACTTTCTTATTAAAGGAAAGAAGTGA
- a CDS encoding YhcN/YlaJ family sporulation lipoprotein, which produces MLLRLYTFLIACVIILAGCQQNGETSLPEKENGNQLTHVKNSQPVENDNLTNSEIADHLADIANTVPNVNSASAVVAGPYAVVGIDVDKDLDRSRVGTIKYTVTEGLRHDPYGKTAVVVADADITERLRNMSNKIGQGHPVNGVVDELSAIVGRYMPDFPVDEDQPQEPDQNKEVIPKHNENKLNDIENDQGNK; this is translated from the coding sequence ATGCTATTGCGCTTATATACATTCCTTATTGCCTGCGTTATTATCCTGGCCGGATGTCAGCAGAATGGTGAAACATCTTTACCCGAGAAAGAAAACGGAAATCAATTGACACATGTGAAAAATTCTCAACCCGTTGAAAACGACAATCTCACCAATAGCGAAATAGCTGACCATTTAGCTGATATTGCTAATACAGTTCCAAACGTAAACAGTGCCTCAGCAGTCGTTGCCGGCCCTTATGCGGTAGTTGGAATTGACGTGGATAAAGACTTGGATCGCTCCCGTGTTGGTACAATCAAATATACCGTAACAGAAGGATTAAGACATGATCCATATGGAAAAACCGCTGTTGTTGTAGCCGATGCAGATATAACGGAAAGACTGCGGAATATGAGCAATAAAATTGGCCAAGGACATCCTGTTAATGGTGTCGTTGATGAGTTATCCGCAATTGTCGGCAGGTACATGCCTGACTTTCCGGTTGATGAAGACCAGCCACAAGAACCCGACCAAAACAAAGAAGTCATCCCGAAACATAATGAAAACAAATTGAACGATATTGAGAATGATCAGGGTAATAAATAA
- a CDS encoding YlaH-like family protein: protein MDSVIFNYIKDTFGVDHIFWTLYVLNLIFGAIAFKLGFARKLPPLKTAFVYVMLAVGTYVITIFSIFRMPMTESLIIISVVMGIYRFRLHQQRKRRAKTQ, encoded by the coding sequence ATGGATAGCGTTATTTTCAACTATATTAAAGACACATTTGGCGTTGATCATATTTTTTGGACTTTATATGTACTAAATTTAATCTTTGGTGCGATCGCATTCAAATTGGGGTTTGCCCGAAAATTACCACCACTAAAAACGGCCTTTGTTTATGTGATGCTTGCTGTTGGTACATATGTAATTACGATTTTTAGCATTTTTAGAATGCCAATGACCGAAAGTTTAATTATTATTTCGGTGGTTATGGGAATTTATCGATTTCGCCTGCATCAACAACGAAAAAGACGAGCAAAAACTCAATAA